Genomic segment of Mucilaginibacter sabulilitoris:
TTCTGATTAATTTCCAGATATTGCTTATCACTGCCATAAGAGCCATACTCATTTTCTATTTGCACCATTAGGATGTTACCCCCATGATTGATCTGTAAAGGAGCCAGTTGCTTACCTATCTCCTTAATATACTTTTCATACTCATTTAAATACTGCAGCTCTTTACTGCGCACTACAAGGCCTTTTTCATTTTGAAGCCAATAGGGATAGCCGCCAAATTCCCACTCGGCACATACATAAGGGCTGGGCCTAAGGATAACCCACAAACCCTCCTGCTGGGCAATTTTCACAAATTCGGCCACATCATTGTTACCGGTAAAATCAAATTTCCCTTTTTCAGGTTCGTGCAGGTTCCAGAAAACATAAGTACCTATGGTATTTAGCCCCATTGCTTTAGCCATTTTCATACGTGCGCGCCAGGCTTCACGAGGCACCCGGGGATAATGCATTTCGCCGCTGATCATTTGAAAAGGCTTGCCGTCGAGCAGGAAAGCAGAATCGGCCAGGGTAAAAGTATGTTTGGTTTGGGCGCGGGTGCTCAGGCTTGTTAAGATGAGAACACCGGCAAATAATGCCCTCCATTTATTTCTTGAAAACATAAAATTATTTTGTTGTATTATCTTTAATTAAGGTTAATGTGCTTTGTTAAAAGTATCCGCATTTTATTTTTTAAAATCGTTTAAACTCCAGCTATCTCTCCAGTTAATGCTGATATCATCGCCATTAAACTCAATAGGCAGCCAAAGGTAACGTCCGTCAATAGCATTCTTAGGAACCCATTTATCCGCTATAAATATAAAAGCATCCTTTTTACCTTCAACCGGTAAAACATGAGTACTTTGCCCGCCATAGGTAATTTCGGATTCGTTGCCTTTACAAGGATTTCCTTTATAGGTCCACGGCCCCCATATTGACTTGGCTGTAAACCAGCGGGCAGCATTGGGAGCCCAGCCGGTACAACCCGATCCTATCATATAGTATATGCCATGGCGTTTAAATAATGCCGGGGCTTCGGTTTGATGACCAATGTACACCCTAACAAACTTCCCGGTATGGCTCGTGTAATCATCTGTAAGTTCGGCAATGTCCAGCGTAAAATTTTCTTCGGATGAAAATACGTGGTAAGCTTTGCCATCGTTATCAACAAACACGGTCATGTCGCGGGCCATTTGTCCGCCCGGCATATCCCGGCAGAAAAATCCATCGCTTTTATTTGCCGGATTAGCTACATTGACCTTTTCGCTTTCGGGTGTCCCGGCAGGATAGAATGGTAATTTGCCCGGATTAGGCCGGTAACTTTTAAGGAACCGATATGGCCCCGTGACATTGTCACTGATAGCTACGCCCGCCCTTGCCGCGCTATAACCTTTTCCCAGCAACTCCAGGTGAAACCACATCACGTACTTACGGGTCTTTTTATTATAAATCACTTTAGGTCTTTCCAGTATGCAGCCCTTAGCGATATCGTTGGTGGGATCGGAAGATACAGACAGTGCTATTCCTTCGTCCTTCCAGTTATAAAGATCTTTTGATGAATAGCAATGTACCCCTACCTGGGCGCGGTTACCGGCGTCGCCTTCTACTTTATGTTCCCCAAACCAATAGTAGGTTCCGTTATTATACAGTATACCACCTCCGTGTGCATTAATATGTACTCCGTTATTATCGGGCCATATCTTACCCGGGTTAAATTTTTTAAGCGTAGTTTGCGCCAAAGTAAGGTTACCTATCAGCAGCAAACCAGGTATGAGTAATTTGTAATATTTTTTCATTGCTTTTATTAATACTTACCGTTTTAATTTAACCGGCTTTATTTTTTCAAAAACATTTACCGGGAGGATATTGCCATTTGCATCAAAATGCATTGATGAAATACAGGTTTCACGATTATAGCCATTGCCCCCGGGTATTTTAAACCGGTGATAAGCTATATACCATTCATCTTTACCCGGAACCTGCACTACCGAATGATGGCCAGCGCCTTTAACTACACCGCTCCCTTTTAATACCGGCCCGGTTTCGGCTTTTTTGAATGGACCCAATGGCGATGATGAGGTAGCATAGGCTACAGAATACCTGGGATCGCGGGTATCATACTCAGACCACATCAAATAATAAATTCCTTTACGCTTAATTACAAAAGGGCCTTCGTTATAGCCAGACGGCTTAAAAGAGATCATTTTTGCCGTATCAAAGCTCACCATATCATCATTAAGCTTAACCGCATTGCATTGTCCCTGCCCAAAATACAGGTATGCAGCACCATCATCATCCATAAACACCATCGGATCTATCATTTGCCCCGGATAGCTGCCTTTTTTAACCAGCGGCTTCCCCAATGCATCTTTAAAAGGCCCTGTTGGTTTATCCGAAACGGCAACGCCGATGTTGCCATCGGCAGCGTAGTAGTAATAATATTTGTTGTTTTTAACAGCGATGGCAGGCGCCCAGGCGCGCTTATCGGCCCAAGTCAGGTCATGCGGAAGATCAAGTATCACGCCCTCATTTTTCCATTTTACCAGGTTGGCAGATGACCAGCAGGTGAAAGAGGTAGATAGCCAGCCTTCCGAGCCATCGGTTGTAGGATAGATGTAAAACTTGTTATTAAATACAGCGATATTAGGATCGGCATAAACCCCGGGCAAGACAGCTGCCGGAGCTACGGTAGTGTCAACCGTTTGCGCAAAACTATCAATGCTGCTGCATATTGTGACCAGCAACAAGATCAGAGCGCTTAGATAATTGAAAGAATGAATTTTGAGTCTCAATAACATCGGGTTTTATTTTAATATAGGTTTCCATTCCAGCACCTGTACTGGTTCCGGCTTTGCGTCAGCACGGCCTTCGCCATCAATTTGTGTTACATTTTGCAGAAAAATATTCAGGATATGCTTATTTTTCCATAATTCGGTATCATAAGTTGGTTCCCAGGAACCAACGGAGCTATTGGTCAGGCTATGAATTGTCCAGCGGTTTTGAGCAATATCAGCACTCACAGCTATGGATACTTTATTCCCTAATTCTTCGTCTCTGAAGATTAAAGCAACAGCCAGTAACTTGCCATTTTGCCAGGCCAGCACCTGCGGGCGCGATATAGATATCCGCTTGGTGCCTGTACCGCTCAAACTGAAAGCCGTTTTACGAAACAAAAGATTATTTATTTTCCAGCCTTTGCCTGTGTTATATACAATGTGGTACTGAGGTATGGCCTGCCCTGCCTCTTTCCAGTAGGTTGCTATAAAAGGGTGCCCTTGCGCGTTGGCAAACATAGAGGTCTGGTTAATCAGTTCACTTTTCTGCGGGATTTTACAAGAATATTCGGCACTGGCAGCGTTTATGGGTAACTGATAAGTTTGCCCTGTTGATTTTTGCCACGTCTTTCCACCGTCTTTTGAACAGGCATAAGCCAGATCATGATTACTGGCTACGTCAGGCGTTTCGCGCCAAACCCATGATACGTGAATAATACCGGAAGCATCAACAGTAACCTGCCAGTAGGCGCTCCGCTGGCCCTCACCATCTATCAGGTTATCCTGCAGGCGGGTCCATTTACGTAGCTTAACATTGTACCTGTTAAGTATCAGGTTGCCATTACCCGATCCTCCATCACGATAAAAAAACAACAGATCGCCATCGGGCAATTTATAAAACTCCGGGTAGCTCAGTTTATTTTCCTTGTCGCCAAGCATCGTTTCTTTTGCCGACAATGTAAGTGAGCCCGGCGCAATACTCCTTGCATAGTTTATAGGGTTATTGTGCTGCCCCCATACAATATGTAATATTCCGGCACCATCAACCATTATACTGATGGATTTATGGGCATCTAAGGCATCGCCTTTATATGGGGTGCGCAGCGTTTGCCATATCCGTGAATTAACAATCCGTTTGGCCAGGACCACATTTTGAGCGGTATCATAATAAGCGGTATACTGGTACTTTTTGTAAGTAACCAAAGCATTTTTGCGAAAGATCACGGTGTTAACCGAATTATTTGCCCAACCATTATTGGCTACTGTTGTTATATTCTCGCCACTTTTCTGGGCATTAGCAATAGTAATAAAACCAAAACACACAACTATCGTGAGCCTTATACAGATACCTGAAATCTTAAACACTTCTTCTGATTTATAATTTATTCTGCTTAAACCAATTAGTCCTTGGTGCAGTTTGTTAAGTTATTTTATAATTGATTTTGCTAAAATACATGCTTTTCGAGGTAAAGAGCAGGGGTAAAATCGCCAATTGCAGGGGGGTATTTTAAATAAAGCAAGAATGTTACATTAAAGAGCCCTGAATTAAACTCCTGTGTACAAGCCGGTTGGTTTTCCGGAATGAAAAGACCTTAGTCAGGCTCCCTCTTAATGTGATTTTTCCTTTGTTTTTGAATGCCCGTAGGATTTTTGAAAGGCGATTCTGTGGCGTTTGATAAACTCAGAGGGGTTAAGCCCAAACTGTTTGTTAAAATGTTCGCGGAAATATTTGATATCATTAAAACCTACCCTTAAAGCCGCTTCATTTACATTACAATTGGTATTGATCATAATCTCGGCAGCTTTGCGGAGCCGGACAAACCTGATAAAGCCGTTTATAGATTGCCCGGTAATACTTTTTATCCTTTTATACAGGTTGGAGTAACTCATGTTTATTTTATCAGCAATGGCGTTTACATCAAGTTCCGGATCCATTAAAGAGTTTTCAATAATCTCAATACACTTGTATAAAAATGCTTTATTTTCTTCTGAGATATTACGGCTATTTCCTTTGAGTGTAACTTCGCTAAAAAAGTAATTTTGAAGTTCGGATTTGTTTTTAATGATGCCCTTTACCCTGGCCACCAGCAGTTCCTTATCAAAAGGTTTACTTAAAAAGTCTACGGCGCCCTCTTCAATACCTTTTAAACGAATATCCGGTGTTGACTCACCCGTAAGCAGGATAATTGGAATATGACTCAGGGCAGTATCCTGTTTAATTATTTTGCAAAGTTCAAGTCCGCTTAAACCAGGCATTACAATATCGCTGATAATAACGTCGGGTAAATACTTCCTGATCATTTCTAATCCCATTTCGCCATTGGATGCCTCAAATACGGTGTATTCTGCAGTAAATATTTTCTTAATATAGTTCCTGATCTCTGTATTGTCATCAATAATCAATATAGTCTGGTGATCGGAAATCATTAACTCCAGGTTGTTTGGCAGTTGCTCCTGCGGTGTGTTAACTGTACTATCCAAATCAACCAGTTCATCTATAAAAGAAGCACTTTCATCAACCGCCTCGTTTATAGTGTATGAGTTTAAATGTGTTTTTCCTTTTGGCAGGCACAATGTGAACGTTGTTCCTTCTCCGGATGTGCTTCTATAGTTAATGGTACCCTGATGGTTCTCTATATAGGTTTTCACCAGGTATAGCCCTATACCAAAACCAGTTTTTAAAGAATTAGCGTCTTTTACCTGGTAAAACTTGTCAAATAATTTCTCACCAACATCGGCTGTTATGCCAATCCCGCTATCGGCAATTTCAAAGTATACCGAGGAATAATTTTCCTTTATAACGATATGGATGCTGCCGCCTTCCGGCGTAAACTTTAACGCGTTTGAGATTAAATTAAACAACGCTATTTCTATTTTTTCACGATCAGCATACACTTCTATCTGCGGATCGGCACTTTCAAAAATATAATTGATCTTTTTTATTTTCGCCTGATGTGTAAAACAGGTATAAACCTCCCTGCACAGATGGGTAAAATTAACCCGACATATTTTTAAGGTGGTATTTTCACTTTCGGTTTTCCGGAAAAGCAGCAGATGATCTACCAGACCAAGCAAACGCCGGGCATTCCGGTAAACAATATTCAGCTCTTCATTAGCACCTTTGTTCTGATTCAGCAGATCTTTAATGGGATTGATGATCAGCGTTAACGGTGTACGGAATTCATGTGATACATTGGTAAAAAAAGACAGTTTCTTTTCATTAGCCTCTTTCTCTTTTTCAACTTCAAGATTGGCTATCTGAACCTCATACTTGAGTTTTGTTTGCCTGATACGGTATAACCAAAACCAATAAATAACTGCTCCTATAGCAGAGGCATATAACAAATAAGCCCCCCAGGTACGATACCATGGCGGTAAAACAGTAATATAAATAACAAGTGGCTTTGAATTCCAGGACCCTTCTGTATTGGTTGATTTTATTTTGAGAACATATTTTCCTTCGTTCAGCCGGGTATAGTAGGCTGATTTTAACTTGCCTACGTAGTTCCAGTTATGATCCCAGCCTTCCAAATAATAGGCGTATGAAACCTTTTCGGGAAAGGAGTATTCCAGCGCTGTATAATTAACAGCAATTGTAGCCTCGCTAAAAGGAATGGTTATTTGCTGTAGAGCATATAAAGACTGGTTGTTGCTGTAATTGCCATTGTTCTCAAAGGAAATATTATTGATCTTAAAATCGGTAAGTTGTAACCGGGGCTGATGTACGAATAATGCGATACTATCCGGGTTAAACAGGTTGAATCCTTTTATACCGCCAAAAAGCATATCGCCAGATGATAGCTTCAATGCCGCGTTATAATTAAACTGGTTACTTTGCAAGCCATCTGATGCAAAGTAATTGGTAAACCTGCCCGTTTTTATATTAAAATTTGAGAGGCCATTATAAGTACTACACCAAAGGTTATGCTTTTGGTCAACAAGCACACTGAGTATGGAATTACTCGGCAGCCCTGATGTTTCTGTGTAGCGTTTAAAGGTATTGTTTGTGGTATTATATAGTAACAGCCCGCCGCCTTCAGTCCCAATCCATAAATTATGTCCTGTTTCTTCTGTTATTGAGCGTATGGCCTGCCCTATAAAATAGTATTTATGTTTTTTTTGAACGGTATCAACCTTAATAAGTTGCACATAATTGCCCGCCCACAAGGTGCCTTCATGATCTTCATAAAAAGTATGAATATTAACAAGTCTGTTATCAAAAAGCTCAAATTTATCTTCAGCCCTATTGTAGAGATACAGTGCCCCACCCCAGGTACTGCCGGCCCAAATGCGATGATGTGAATCTTCAAACAGTTTCCAAAAGTTTTTTTCCCCGGCTTTGGTTGCTGAGTTGTAACAGGTATAATGCTTAAAGCTATTTGTTGCCTTATTAAAGGCATCGATACCACCGCTAAATGTGGCCACCCAAATTTTATTGGTAAAATCCTTTAGTATACTTACTACAAAGTTGCTGCTTATAGCCCCTGTCCCCGGTTGGTGTACGTAGCCCGAATAGGAATTTGTTTTAGTATCCCAGTAGCTAAGCCCTCCACCATCGGTACCTATCCAAATATTGTGTTCTTCATCTTCGCAAAATGAGAGTATAAAATTATTGATAACGCTATTTTTGTTAAAGGCGTCATGGGTAAACAAGTGGAAAGGGGTATTTCTGCTATCGATAATATTTACACCGCCCCTGAGTGTGGCAATCCATTTCCGGTTTTCGTTGTCTTCATAAACTGTTGATACAGCACCGCTGCGTAATGAGTTTTGGTTTTCTGCAGGAGTAATGTAACTTAACTTCTTTAGGCGGTTATTCCATATATTGATACCCCCTCCATTGGTTGAAATCCAGATATTACCGTCGCGGGTGAGTGTTAAATCGAATATATTGTTGGATGTAAGTTTATGCCGGGCATCATCAAACCTTGATACTTCTTTTGTATCGGGATGGTAAGTATATAACCCCGCCCCCGTGGCTGCCCAGATGTTATTATTATTGTCGCATATGAGGCTGCCTGAAGCAGCACCAATGGTAGAAACAATATCTACCCGGTTTTTCAACGGATCATACAGCCCCAAGCCTATATCGTCAATAGCAAGCCACACCCGGTTGAGTTTGTCAACCGTTATTGCCCGTATGTTATATGATTTATTATTGATGCGATATTCAATCTGTTTACCTATGGTATCTGCCTGATGGAATTTCATAAGGCCCAAAGTTTCCGATATCGCGTACGTATTACCAGTGTTATCAGTGGTAACCTGAATAACGTTAAACTTAACTTTTTGGAGACTTGAATGCTGATCTTTTGAACAATACAGGTTATGAAAATGAGAATCGGCATAATCAAAAAACATCAGTCCTTTTTGCGTGCCCACATAGATCCTGTTGCCGACGGCAGTAACCGTTTTAATATGATTGTGTACCAGGGAGCTCGAGTTACCCCATATATTTCTGAATGTTTTGAATTGGTAACCATCATAACGGTTAAGGCCATCATAAGTACCCATCCACATAAACCCATATTGATCTTGTGTAATGCAGGTTACCGCATTATTTGACAGCCCTTGTTCAATACCTAAATATTTGATGGGTATTTCACCCGCGTACAGTGAAGTAGTGAAAAATACGCTTAAGCATATTATTATAAACAGGCACCGCCTTTTTCTCATTGTTATTAATATGCAGGACTAATCAGGGTTTAACCGGGAATCAATTTTAAGTAAAAATATTTGCATTATATCAATTAAGTCAAAAAATGGTTGTTCCAAATTATACGCAGGTAACTTTTACGGTTAGCTCTGTTATAAAACAAAACAAGGCCTGAATAATGAATATTCAGGCTTTGTTTTGTAAAAACCGGAACCCCAAATCAGAGGGGTTGTTTTTTTAATATCCCGAATTTTGATCTATTTTGCCATCCTTATTTAACTGAATTTCGGTTAGCGGAATAGGCAGCAACATGTTTTTTGCTGCTAAACCTGTTGTAGGATGTACCGCGTCATTACTGTTAAGCCTCAGGGCGCGGTCAACAAGTGTTCCTGTACGCATCAGTGTCATACGCCTGTTCTCCTCCCCAATCAGCTCGCGGGCACGCTCGTCCAGAACAAAGTTCAAAGTCATTTGATCTGGCGTAACCCGCGGGGCATTTGCCCTGGTCCTTAGCGCATTTATAGCGGCGGCGGCATCTGTAGTTTTACCTTGTTTTACCTGCGCTTCGGCTAAAAGCAGGTAAGTTTCGCCAAGGCGCATCATTCCAAAATCTTTTATCATGGCATAGCCAAAAGTATCATTAGGGTCAAAAGCGCCCCATTTCAATGTGCTGGGGCAAATCCTGAATGCAGTATCGGCACCGGCGAAAGGCACCGGTTTACCTAATAATGCAGGGAATGCAGGGTCATTATAATAATATTGCCTTTTAATGCTGTATTGCGAATTACGCATGTCGCCAGCGGGATATAAACCATAAAGTACCCAATTGCTTAATCTTAACCTTGCTATACCGCGGCCGCCCAATGAATCGCAGGGAAGCATACCCGGAATGGCATAATAGGCCGCACCCCAAACACGGCGTTGCTGTGCATTATCTACGTTACCACCTACTACAACCGCTGCGTTTTCCTGCTCAAGCACCCATATAGCTTCGGTATTACCTTGCGAACGGCGTTGGTTACCATAAACAAACATATCAGAATAGTAGTCGCCCGCGCCACTTGCCCTGACACCATAACGCGCTTTAACCAAACTAAATTTACCACTGTTTATAACTGCCTGCGCCTGCTGCTCGGCCAGATCATTTTTACCCATACGTAAGTATACCTCGGCCAATAATTGCATTGCCATATATTTATTGGCACGGCTAACCGGTTTGCCCTGGGCGTTGGTTTTAGCATTACCGGCATTTAACTCGTAAAGATTGGCGCTGGCATAAGTTAAATCACTCACGATCTGCGCGTTTACATCATTAAGCGACGCACGGGTAAAATCTGTTTTTGGAGCAGATAACGCATGTGTAATAAGCGGAACCCCACCGAAAAGTGTAGCCAGGTTATTATATGCATACGCTCTGAAAAACTTTGCCTCAGCTTCAACCTGCTTTTTGCCAAGTGCCCCTATTTTTGTTGTGGATGGGTTTTCGGTATTATCAATAATTATATTGGCATTATTGATCAACGCATAGTATTTACCCCATATATATGATGCCGCGCCGTCAGTCGAAGTGAGCTGGCTATAGTTGTAATAAGGTACTTCAATACCCTGTTGTTGGGCCGTTGCATTTGCCACATCGGTACCTACCTGCCACACACTGGGCCAGCCTTGTGCGCTGGAGTAAGTTAATATACCCGTCTCCAGGTTATATAAGCCTATAGCAGACGCCTCAAGACCTAAAGAGTCGGTAAGCGTTAAAGGGGTATATGACGAATAAGGTTTCTCGTCAAGAAAGGATTTTTTACAAGATGCAAGCGCTGTTGCCAACATCGCTGCAAAAATTAATATGATTGAATGATTTTTCATGTCGTTACGTGTGTCTTTATTTTAAAGAAATATTGGCACCTATAATAATTGTGCGTGTTACAGGATAATTGTTAGTCCAATCAGCAGTATAAGCCGACTGATTAGCTCCGGAATTTGATGTGCCTCTGGTATAAAAGCTTTGCTCCGGATCCCAGCCAATCCAATTTGTAAAGGTTTTTAAATTACGCCCGCTTGCATAGAGTGTTAAACCGGCTATATGCGCTTTTTCCAGTAGTTTTTGCGGCACAACGTAGCTAAAGGTTATATCCTTGATACGGGTATAGCTGGCATCGCGCGGATAACCATAGCCACGGGTATTAGTGTATGATAACGACTGGAACTCCTGGTTGCCGTTAGTTGGTGTCCAGTAGCCAATAGCCGCCGGGGTATTTCTTCTGCCCGATTCATCGGCGTAATTAAGGTCAGCATTGTTCTTTAACATTCCCTGGGCGGTTTGTATAAATATGCTCAGGTTGAAGTTTTTATAATGGAAGGTATTGGTTAAGCCACCTGTCCATTTGGGTGCGGTTTGCCCCTGAATTACTTTATCGTCGGCCGTGATTTTGCCATCGCCGTTCGTATCAGCAAACTTCAGATCGCCTGGTTTGGCGCCGGGGTCCTGTTTTGAAGCATCCTCTCCCGTTTGCCAAACACCAGTCATTTTATAATCATAA
This window contains:
- a CDS encoding RagB/SusD family nutrient uptake outer membrane protein; translation: MKNHSIILIFAAMLATALASCKKSFLDEKPYSSYTPLTLTDSLGLEASAIGLYNLETGILTYSSAQGWPSVWQVGTDVANATAQQQGIEVPYYNYSQLTSTDGAASYIWGKYYALINNANIIIDNTENPSTTKIGALGKKQVEAEAKFFRAYAYNNLATLFGGVPLITHALSAPKTDFTRASLNDVNAQIVSDLTYASANLYELNAGNAKTNAQGKPVSRANKYMAMQLLAEVYLRMGKNDLAEQQAQAVINSGKFSLVKARYGVRASGAGDYYSDMFVYGNQRRSQGNTEAIWVLEQENAAVVVGGNVDNAQQRRVWGAAYYAIPGMLPCDSLGGRGIARLRLSNWVLYGLYPAGDMRNSQYSIKRQYYYNDPAFPALLGKPVPFAGADTAFRICPSTLKWGAFDPNDTFGYAMIKDFGMMRLGETYLLLAEAQVKQGKTTDAAAAINALRTRANAPRVTPDQMTLNFVLDERARELIGEENRRMTLMRTGTLVDRALRLNSNDAVHPTTGLAAKNMLLPIPLTEIQLNKDGKIDQNSGY
- a CDS encoding family 43 glycosylhydrolase, whose protein sequence is MLLRLKIHSFNYLSALILLLVTICSSIDSFAQTVDTTVAPAAVLPGVYADPNIAVFNNKFYIYPTTDGSEGWLSTSFTCWSSANLVKWKNEGVILDLPHDLTWADKRAWAPAIAVKNNKYYYYYAADGNIGVAVSDKPTGPFKDALGKPLVKKGSYPGQMIDPMVFMDDDGAAYLYFGQGQCNAVKLNDDMVSFDTAKMISFKPSGYNEGPFVIKRKGIYYLMWSEYDTRDPRYSVAYATSSSPLGPFKKAETGPVLKGSGVVKGAGHHSVVQVPGKDEWYIAYHRFKIPGGNGYNRETCISSMHFDANGNILPVNVFEKIKPVKLKR
- a CDS encoding BNR repeat-containing protein, which gives rise to MFKISGICIRLTIVVCFGFITIANAQKSGENITTVANNGWANNSVNTVIFRKNALVTYKKYQYTAYYDTAQNVVLAKRIVNSRIWQTLRTPYKGDALDAHKSISIMVDGAGILHIVWGQHNNPINYARSIAPGSLTLSAKETMLGDKENKLSYPEFYKLPDGDLLFFYRDGGSGNGNLILNRYNVKLRKWTRLQDNLIDGEGQRSAYWQVTVDASGIIHVSWVWRETPDVASNHDLAYACSKDGGKTWQKSTGQTYQLPINAASAEYSCKIPQKSELINQTSMFANAQGHPFIATYWKEAGQAIPQYHIVYNTGKGWKINNLLFRKTAFSLSGTGTKRISISRPQVLAWQNGKLLAVALIFRDEELGNKVSIAVSADIAQNRWTIHSLTNSSVGSWEPTYDTELWKNKHILNIFLQNVTQIDGEGRADAKPEPVQVLEWKPILK
- a CDS encoding hybrid sensor histidine kinase/response regulator transcription factor, with protein sequence MRKRRCLFIIICLSVFFTTSLYAGEIPIKYLGIEQGLSNNAVTCITQDQYGFMWMGTYDGLNRYDGYQFKTFRNIWGNSSSLVHNHIKTVTAVGNRIYVGTQKGLMFFDYADSHFHNLYCSKDQHSSLQKVKFNVIQVTTDNTGNTYAISETLGLMKFHQADTIGKQIEYRINNKSYNIRAITVDKLNRVWLAIDDIGLGLYDPLKNRVDIVSTIGAASGSLICDNNNNIWAATGAGLYTYHPDTKEVSRFDDARHKLTSNNIFDLTLTRDGNIWISTNGGGINIWNNRLKKLSYITPAENQNSLRSGAVSTVYEDNENRKWIATLRGGVNIIDSRNTPFHLFTHDAFNKNSVINNFILSFCEDEEHNIWIGTDGGGLSYWDTKTNSYSGYVHQPGTGAISSNFVVSILKDFTNKIWVATFSGGIDAFNKATNSFKHYTCYNSATKAGEKNFWKLFEDSHHRIWAGSTWGGALYLYNRAEDKFELFDNRLVNIHTFYEDHEGTLWAGNYVQLIKVDTVQKKHKYYFIGQAIRSITEETGHNLWIGTEGGGLLLYNTTNNTFKRYTETSGLPSNSILSVLVDQKHNLWCSTYNGLSNFNIKTGRFTNYFASDGLQSNQFNYNAALKLSSGDMLFGGIKGFNLFNPDSIALFVHQPRLQLTDFKINNISFENNGNYSNNQSLYALQQITIPFSEATIAVNYTALEYSFPEKVSYAYYLEGWDHNWNYVGKLKSAYYTRLNEGKYVLKIKSTNTEGSWNSKPLVIYITVLPPWYRTWGAYLLYASAIGAVIYWFWLYRIRQTKLKYEVQIANLEVEKEKEANEKKLSFFTNVSHEFRTPLTLIINPIKDLLNQNKGANEELNIVYRNARRLLGLVDHLLLFRKTESENTTLKICRVNFTHLCREVYTCFTHQAKIKKINYIFESADPQIEVYADREKIEIALFNLISNALKFTPEGGSIHIVIKENYSSVYFEIADSGIGITADVGEKLFDKFYQVKDANSLKTGFGIGLYLVKTYIENHQGTINYRSTSGEGTTFTLCLPKGKTHLNSYTINEAVDESASFIDELVDLDSTVNTPQEQLPNNLELMISDHQTILIIDDNTEIRNYIKKIFTAEYTVFEASNGEMGLEMIRKYLPDVIISDIVMPGLSGLELCKIIKQDTALSHIPIILLTGESTPDIRLKGIEEGAVDFLSKPFDKELLVARVKGIIKNKSELQNYFFSEVTLKGNSRNISEENKAFLYKCIEIIENSLMDPELDVNAIADKINMSYSNLYKRIKSITGQSINGFIRFVRLRKAAEIMINTNCNVNEAALRVGFNDIKYFREHFNKQFGLNPSEFIKRHRIAFQKSYGHSKTKEKSH
- a CDS encoding glycoside hydrolase family 43 protein; translated protein: MKKYYKLLIPGLLLIGNLTLAQTTLKKFNPGKIWPDNNGVHINAHGGGILYNNGTYYWFGEHKVEGDAGNRAQVGVHCYSSKDLYNWKDEGIALSVSSDPTNDIAKGCILERPKVIYNKKTRKYVMWFHLELLGKGYSAARAGVAISDNVTGPYRFLKSYRPNPGKLPFYPAGTPESEKVNVANPANKSDGFFCRDMPGGQMARDMTVFVDNDGKAYHVFSSEENFTLDIAELTDDYTSHTGKFVRVYIGHQTEAPALFKRHGIYYMIGSGCTGWAPNAARWFTAKSIWGPWTYKGNPCKGNESEITYGGQSTHVLPVEGKKDAFIFIADKWVPKNAIDGRYLWLPIEFNGDDISINWRDSWSLNDFKK